Sequence from the Candidatus Cloacimonadota bacterium genome:
TTTAACGGATTCAGAATTTCATCGAGATTCGCTTTATTTTTAGCAGTAAATTTTTCAGATTTCTCTTCAAAAATTTTATTCGCAAGATTCTCAAAAGCAGTTGTGAATTTCTCGTGCAATTCTTCTATTTCATTCTTTTGGTTATCCAGTTTTTCCTGCAAATTTTTATTTTCTGTTTTCAGTTGGGAATTGAAAGTCAAGTAATCATTATATTTTTTTGTTAATTCGGAAAATTTTTTTTGAACTTCTTCCAAATTCTTTTCCAGAACAGAATTTTTTGATACTGCTTTTCCTTTTTCATCGGTAAGCTCGATAATTTTTTTATTCAGATTTTCTGATTTTTCTTTTTCTTCTTCAAATTCAGTTTTGAGATTTTGCAGGTTCTCCAAAAGGTTAGATTTTTCCGTTTCGATCTTTCCGGTTTTTGATTTCAGGAATAATCCGATGATGATTCCACCGATGATGATTCCGATGATTAGATAAATTATTTCCATAATGACTCCTTATGTAGCACAGAATTGCATTCTGTGAAAATCAATCTAATAGAACATAACTTGGTGAATTGATTGATTTAAACCTTCAAGGTTTGCCAAACCTTGAAGGTTTTAAAAAACCTTGAAATTCCGATACCGTAAATTATGAAATTCCCACATTTTACAAAAATGTGTTACTTTCGTCTAACAAACAACAAAGCCAAATATATCAATGGAATTATGACTAAAATGACAGCAATCAAATGAGGGATCACTTTTAGTTTATCAAGGATCGTAACGATTATAATGGAACTGCCGGCAATGAAAATTTCTTTGAATCTATCCCGTTTATAGTAGATTAAAATAATGATCGCAACGACTATAAAGGGTACTCTAAACCAAAATAATCCTCTAATATATTCATTCACTATTCAATTTTCAATATTAAATTCTTAAATCTTCTCTTCGATCTCGATCTTGCTTTGCAACTCTTTTTCTTCGAGTTTTTCCATCTCTTTTAAAGCATTGTTGAGTAGGACAACTCTTTCTCGATATGGAATAAAAGCACTTTTAAAACTATTGATGATCGTGTTCTTAACATCGGGATAATCCAGTCCCAATTCATTGATTGCCAACATATACTCATCGGTCAGAGTTGTGTTTGAGATTAATCGATTATCCGTGTTAATGGTAATGCGCAGACCATAATCAAGAAAGAATTTGAGCGGATGTTCTTTTAAATTCCTGACCGATTTCGTATGGAGATTGCTTCTGATACAGATTTCCAGTGGAATACGATGATCATTAACATAATTGAGCAGATCACCATCTTCGATCAATCTTGTTCCGTGCCCGATCCGATGAGTTCCGCAGTAATGAAGTGCTTCGGCAATACTTTTCGGACCATAAGCTTCACCAGCATGAATCGTAATATTGATATTATTGTTCAAAGCAAGATAAAATGCTTCTTTGTGTTCTTTCGCGGGATAATTGTATTCAGCTCCCGCCAGATCAAAACCGATAACTCCTTTATTTTTATAGGCAACCGCCAGTTTTGCCAGTTCCAGCGAAGTTGCTGGTTCCATATTCCTGATCCCGCAGATGATAACTCCGGTTCTGATATTAAAATCTCTTTCCGCAGACCTTAATCCATCGATTACAGCGTTGGAAATCGTGGTCAGCTTCAATCCTTTTTGTGTATGCAGAATTGGAGAATACCTGACTTCCATATAGCGGATGTTTTCTTTAGAAGCGTCTTCTGCTAATTCATAAGCTACTCTTTTTAAAGCCTTTTCAGTTTGAAGCACACTTAAAGTGATTTTAAATCCTTCCAGATATTCATCCAGACTTTCGCAATCATCCCGGCAGATAATGATCTTTTTTAACGCTTCTTCATTATCAGCAGGCAATTTTACTTTCTGTTTCTCTGCTAATTCGATGATCGTTGGAATTCGGATCGAGCCGTCGAGATGAACATGCAGGTCCGCTTTAGGTAATTTTTCAATAAATTCTCTTTTTAATTTCATATTTTTCCTTCCTTCTTTTTTTTCGTATTTTTTAAAAAATGTGGTGCAGTAGCACAGAATTGCATTCTGTGAAAAATTCTTCGACTCCTAAACAAAGTGAGGAGTTGAAGGATTTAATGATGTCGGTTGTATTTAGATTTTATCCTTATTTTACGATTTAAAATCAACTTTTTAGAATGACAATCCAAATCCGAAATTCGCAACCGGATATTTACAAATCGAATAATCTACAAAAAAATCAATCCTCGCAATATTATAAGAAACTCCCAAAGTTATTGGAACAATATTTTTACTATTTATTTCAAAATCGATTTCGGTTGGAACAGTTGCAAAAATATACGGAGGT
This genomic interval carries:
- the add gene encoding adenosine deaminase; this encodes MKLKREFIEKLPKADLHVHLDGSIRIPTIIELAEKQKVKLPADNEEALKKIIICRDDCESLDEYLEGFKITLSVLQTEKALKRVAYELAEDASKENIRYMEVRYSPILHTQKGLKLTTISNAVIDGLRSAERDFNIRTGVIICGIRNMEPATSLELAKLAVAYKNKGVIGFDLAGAEYNYPAKEHKEAFYLALNNNINITIHAGEAYGPKSIAEALHYCGTHRIGHGTRLIEDGDLLNYVNDHRIPLEICIRSNLHTKSVRNLKEHPLKFFLDYGLRITINTDNRLISNTTLTDEYMLAINELGLDYPDVKNTIINSFKSAFIPYRERVVLLNNALKEMEKLEEKELQSKIEIEEKI